The proteins below are encoded in one region of Paenibacillus albus:
- a CDS encoding HD domain-containing protein, producing MEDMLSKQMEFLIEIDKLKQVERRTKIMSGDRLENDAEHTWHLAMMALILQGHANADVDLLKVIRMLLVHDLVEIDAGDTFAYDTKGNVDKHERELSAAKRIFGLLPEEQAAELMELWLEFEHKESQEAKFASALDRLQPLIHNHNNNGDTWQKYGISSSQVLNRNREIADASDKLWDYAQQLVRKSVDQGILKES from the coding sequence ATGGAAGACATGCTGAGCAAGCAAATGGAGTTTCTCATCGAAATCGACAAGCTGAAGCAAGTGGAGCGCAGGACGAAAATTATGAGTGGCGATCGACTCGAAAATGATGCGGAGCATACATGGCACCTCGCAATGATGGCGCTCATTCTGCAAGGTCATGCCAATGCGGACGTGGATCTGCTCAAGGTGATTCGGATGCTGCTCGTGCACGATTTGGTTGAGATCGATGCCGGAGATACCTTTGCGTATGATACGAAAGGCAATGTAGATAAGCATGAGCGGGAGCTGAGCGCGGCGAAGCGGATTTTCGGTTTGCTTCCGGAGGAGCAGGCGGCGGAGCTCATGGAACTGTGGCTGGAGTTCGAGCATAAAGAGAGTCAAGAAGCGAAATTCGCGAGTGCGCTCGATCGGCTGCAGCCGCTCATTCATAATCACAACAACAACGGCGATACGTGGCAGAAGTACGGCATATCGAGCAGTCAGGTGCTTAATCGCAATCGAGAAATCGCTGATGCCTCGGATAAGCTGTGGGATTATGCGCAGCAGCTGGTGCGGAAGTCCGTGGATCAGGGGATTTTGAAGGAATCATAA
- a CDS encoding extracellular solute-binding protein: MASKALKTTAVAVTAAALLLGATACGSKNDNTSNNTTNTGSTNAGTNTPAAENVTITFQNIYPDPETPSYKMLHTIVDQYQKDHPNVKIELDSLNTDQQKLKLKTQAASKEVPDITIVNPSAQMKPYVDAGLLAPLNDMLDQNGLKDTFQKGLLDSYSFDNNVYALPDGNNIEVVYYNKDLFTQAGITAPPTTFEDLVADVKALKAKNITPIAIGEKDSWTGSFLFMNVLLRTNGGPGFLQDVIDGKKTFKDPAFTDAVSSFQDLIQAKAFPDGATSVDYNTGGNLFKTGKAAMYIMGTWETGAIDASSVAGKVGVFKFPKVKGKGDPDQYMLAPGSAFAISANSKHLKETKDFLNYFMTEMPKKQFELKNAVGSGQIMTGDFKAAGYSDLAIAVLDLFKNVKGGDLAFDNTMKPAIAQAHLSSIQNMFVQKVDPANVANEHQSAYDANK; the protein is encoded by the coding sequence ATGGCTAGCAAAGCATTAAAAACAACAGCAGTCGCGGTTACTGCGGCAGCATTGCTTCTTGGCGCAACAGCTTGCGGAAGCAAAAACGATAACACTTCAAACAATACAACGAATACAGGCAGCACGAACGCTGGCACGAACACACCAGCAGCAGAGAACGTAACAATTACGTTCCAGAACATCTACCCAGATCCAGAAACGCCTTCGTACAAAATGCTTCACACGATTGTTGATCAATACCAGAAGGATCACCCGAACGTTAAGATCGAGCTTGATTCCTTGAACACAGACCAACAAAAGCTGAAGCTGAAAACGCAAGCAGCTTCCAAAGAAGTACCGGACATCACAATCGTGAACCCGTCCGCACAAATGAAGCCATATGTTGATGCTGGCCTGCTTGCGCCGCTGAACGATATGCTTGATCAGAACGGCCTGAAAGACACGTTCCAAAAAGGTCTTCTTGACTCGTACAGCTTCGACAACAACGTGTACGCATTGCCAGACGGTAACAACATCGAAGTCGTTTACTACAACAAAGACCTGTTCACACAAGCAGGCATCACAGCTCCACCAACAACGTTTGAAGATCTCGTAGCTGATGTTAAAGCGCTCAAAGCGAAGAACATCACGCCAATCGCGATCGGTGAGAAAGACTCTTGGACAGGTTCGTTCTTGTTCATGAACGTTCTTCTTCGCACAAACGGCGGTCCTGGCTTCCTGCAAGACGTTATTGATGGCAAGAAAACATTTAAAGATCCAGCATTCACGGATGCAGTATCGAGCTTCCAAGACCTGATTCAAGCAAAAGCATTCCCAGATGGCGCAACTTCCGTTGACTACAACACTGGCGGTAACCTCTTCAAAACAGGTAAAGCTGCTATGTACATCATGGGTACATGGGAAACTGGCGCAATTGACGCTTCTTCCGTAGCTGGCAAAGTGGGCGTATTCAAATTCCCTAAAGTTAAAGGCAAAGGCGATCCAGACCAATACATGCTTGCTCCAGGTTCCGCATTCGCGATTTCCGCGAACAGCAAGCACCTGAAAGAAACAAAAGACTTCCTGAACTACTTCATGACAGAAATGCCTAAGAAGCAGTTCGAACTGAAAAACGCAGTTGGTAGCGGTCAAATCATGACTGGTGACTTCAAAGCTGCTGGTTACTCCGATCTTGCAATCGCAGTACTTGATCTGTTCAAGAACGTTAAAGGCGGCGACCTTGCATTCGATAACACTATGAAACCAGCCATTGCACAAGCTCACCTGAGCAGCATCCAAAACATGTTCGTGCAAAAAGTTGACCCAGCGAACGTTGCGAACGAGCACCAATCGGCATACGACGCTAACAAGTAA
- a CDS encoding carbohydrate ABC transporter permease, whose translation MKEKNRRIVAFYLMISPWFLVFLVFGLFPMLYGLYLSFTNYYGFNMNKLKWVGLHQYKTLLTDSDAVHAMGRTLYLTALNVPLSTIIGLGLALLLNRRIRGAGIYRTVFYLPSIVPVVSSVLMWKFMFSSSNGILNSILEFLHIPAVNWMGYDYARLSLLIMLLWGAGGGVLVNLAGLKGIPRDLYEAAAIDGAAPFQSLRRITLPLMTPIIFFNVVLGIIGSLQIYLQPIMLTPGGRLMDRPIDPNYLYVVHAFQQIFSFQRFAYGMALLWVMFIVILVLALLVFRTSKYWVYYETEQEG comes from the coding sequence ATGAAAGAGAAGAATCGACGCATCGTCGCTTTCTATCTGATGATCTCGCCATGGTTTCTTGTTTTCCTCGTATTCGGCTTGTTCCCGATGCTTTACGGCTTGTATCTCAGCTTCACGAACTACTATGGCTTCAATATGAACAAGCTGAAGTGGGTCGGGCTGCATCAGTATAAGACGCTGCTCACGGATAGCGACGCGGTTCATGCGATGGGCAGAACGCTCTATCTAACGGCGCTTAACGTACCGCTCAGTACAATTATCGGGCTCGGTCTAGCGCTGCTGCTCAATAGGCGGATAAGAGGCGCGGGCATCTATCGGACGGTCTTTTACTTGCCGTCAATCGTGCCGGTCGTCTCGAGCGTGCTGATGTGGAAGTTTATGTTCTCGAGCAGCAACGGTATCTTAAATAGTATTTTGGAGTTTCTGCATATTCCGGCCGTTAATTGGATGGGCTACGACTATGCAAGGCTATCGCTTCTCATTATGCTGCTGTGGGGCGCGGGGGGCGGCGTGCTTGTTAACCTCGCCGGACTCAAAGGCATTCCGCGCGATCTATACGAAGCAGCCGCCATTGATGGTGCTGCGCCTTTCCAAAGCTTGCGCCGGATTACGCTTCCGCTGATGACGCCGATTATTTTCTTCAATGTGGTGCTCGGCATTATCGGATCGCTGCAGATCTACCTCCAGCCGATCATGCTCACGCCGGGCGGACGGCTGATGGACCGCCCAATCGACCCGAACTATCTATATGTCGTTCACGCGTTCCAGCAAATCTTCAGCTTCCAACGCTTCGCTTACGGTATGGCGCTGCTGTGGGTCATGTTCATCGTTATCCTCGTGCTCGCGCTGCTCGTCTTCCGAACAAGCAAGTACTGGGTCTATTACGAGACGGAGCAGGAGGGGTAA
- a CDS encoding ABC transporter substrate-binding protein — protein sequence MRKLASLVAISAMLAVTLSACGSDNNDSSGNTSAGNSDAKANTSTNTSTNTSNSSSGNNAAADNKADSGSNAAAADPGEVVTIRTSITEGELSKDQIAEFEAAHPNIKVEIDNVDATKLAAELATGDAPDIIRISGAFEVSNYVIKGLALDLTPYIDSSTVINKDDLVPIADVFRFDGKTIGQGPIYGLPKDWSNDFALFYNKKVFDAAGVEVPDASKPLTWPEVMDLAKKLTKKEGGKVTQYGLAATEWGLTEPNFNQMLQYLLSSGASISSADNATMDFNQPAVKDYINMWTDAVKSNVGPNSVNNDQTNGGTLFLDDKAGLLIDGYWYSGVIRGNEKAKAHLDDFGMLPTPIAPGGTRVAPTGGATGGIIYSGSKHPKEAWTFFEWFFGGKPADDRAKTGWGLPIFKSKMGLLPQETNFDKQTYGVLQDELNYSSQYLQVNPYLGGGGWAIFSKYVTPIFFGKSTVDDAVAGMTKDANVAVTEAKSAIGQ from the coding sequence ATGAGGAAGCTGGCATCATTGGTGGCCATCTCGGCTATGTTAGCAGTTACGCTATCGGCGTGCGGAAGCGACAATAATGACTCATCCGGCAACACAAGCGCGGGCAACTCAGACGCAAAAGCAAATACATCCACGAATACATCCACGAATACATCGAATAGTTCATCCGGCAACAATGCAGCAGCGGATAATAAGGCTGACAGCGGCAGCAACGCAGCAGCCGCAGACCCAGGCGAAGTGGTGACGATTCGTACGAGCATCACGGAGGGCGAATTGTCAAAGGACCAAATCGCGGAATTCGAAGCTGCGCATCCGAACATCAAGGTCGAAATCGATAACGTCGATGCGACGAAGCTCGCCGCAGAGCTGGCAACCGGCGACGCACCCGATATTATCCGAATCAGTGGCGCTTTTGAAGTCTCGAACTATGTCATCAAAGGGCTTGCGCTGGATCTGACCCCGTATATCGACTCCAGCACGGTGATTAACAAAGACGACCTCGTTCCGATCGCAGACGTATTCCGTTTCGATGGCAAAACGATCGGCCAAGGTCCGATCTATGGCTTGCCGAAGGACTGGTCCAACGATTTCGCTCTCTTCTATAACAAGAAGGTGTTCGATGCCGCAGGCGTAGAGGTTCCTGACGCCAGCAAACCGCTCACCTGGCCGGAAGTGATGGATCTGGCGAAGAAGCTGACGAAGAAGGAAGGCGGCAAAGTAACCCAGTACGGACTTGCTGCAACGGAGTGGGGCTTAACGGAGCCGAACTTTAATCAGATGCTGCAGTACCTGCTGAGTTCCGGTGCTTCAATCAGCTCCGCAGACAACGCAACGATGGACTTTAACCAGCCAGCGGTCAAGGATTACATCAATATGTGGACGGATGCGGTGAAGAGCAATGTCGGTCCGAACTCGGTCAACAACGATCAGACGAACGGCGGCACGCTGTTCCTTGATGACAAAGCCGGTCTCTTGATCGACGGCTACTGGTACAGCGGCGTTATCCGCGGCAACGAGAAGGCGAAAGCGCATCTCGACGACTTCGGCATGCTGCCTACGCCAATCGCGCCGGGAGGCACTCGGGTAGCTCCGACAGGCGGTGCAACAGGCGGCATTATCTACTCGGGCTCCAAGCATCCGAAGGAAGCATGGACCTTCTTCGAATGGTTCTTCGGCGGCAAACCTGCGGATGACCGGGCGAAAACAGGCTGGGGCCTCCCAATCTTCAAGAGCAAGATGGGGCTGCTCCCGCAAGAGACGAATTTCGATAAGCAAACCTATGGCGTGCTTCAAGATGAGTTGAATTACTCCTCGCAATATCTCCAAGTGAATCCGTACCTTGGAGGCGGCGGATGGGCGATTTTCAGTAAATACGTAACACCTATCTTCTTCGGCAAGTCTACTGTAGACGACGCGGTCGCAGGGATGACCAAGGATGCGAATGTAGCGGTGACCGAAGCGAAGAGCGCAATCGGCCAATAG
- a CDS encoding carbohydrate ABC transporter permease: MPTTGSSRIGSFVLYVVLVACSIVFLLPLYLALVNSLENWYAVPTILPEVFKWDNYKFATQMLDFWHYFGNSLILCGISVFTSTFVSGLVGYAFARLQAPGRSALFMIVLSTMMLPGIVTQIPQYILFYKFGLINTYLPWIIGGLGGNAFFIFLYRQFFATIPKELEEAARIDGCSIFRTYWNMFIPLSLPVVATVSIFNFQGTWSDFITPFFFLKQVKYPLATALTTINYTEGGSTQIIQQVSVAAGVIFMIPILITFFIGQRFIVDGIVTTGVKG; the protein is encoded by the coding sequence ATGCCAACGACAGGATCTTCACGCATAGGCTCTTTCGTGCTCTATGTGGTGTTAGTTGCATGCTCCATCGTGTTCCTGCTGCCTCTTTATCTCGCGCTTGTCAATTCGCTAGAAAACTGGTACGCGGTGCCAACGATCCTGCCTGAGGTATTCAAGTGGGACAACTACAAATTCGCAACGCAGATGCTGGACTTCTGGCATTATTTTGGCAACTCGCTCATCCTTTGCGGAATTAGCGTGTTTACCTCGACGTTCGTGAGCGGCCTTGTCGGTTATGCTTTCGCCCGCCTGCAAGCGCCGGGGCGCAGCGCGCTGTTCATGATCGTGCTCTCGACCATGATGCTTCCGGGCATTGTGACGCAAATTCCACAGTACATTCTGTTCTACAAGTTTGGGTTGATTAATACGTACCTTCCGTGGATTATCGGAGGGCTTGGCGGCAACGCCTTCTTCATCTTCCTCTATCGACAATTCTTCGCGACCATTCCGAAGGAGCTGGAGGAGGCGGCGCGCATCGACGGGTGCTCGATCTTTCGTACCTACTGGAACATGTTCATCCCGCTGTCACTCCCAGTCGTCGCGACGGTGTCGATCTTCAACTTCCAAGGCACGTGGAGTGACTTCATCACGCCATTCTTCTTCCTCAAGCAGGTAAAATATCCGCTCGCCACCGCGCTGACGACGATCAACTACACCGAAGGAGGATCGACGCAGATCATCCAGCAGGTGTCCGTGGCGGCAGGGGTCATCTTCATGATCCCGATTCTGATCACGTTCTTCATCGGGCAGCGGTTTATAGTGGACGGAATTGTGACAACAGGCGTGAAGGGGTGA
- a CDS encoding fumarylacetoacetate hydrolase family protein has protein sequence MDSIRNIYCVGRNYALHAKELGNDVPEEPMIFSKPTHALHPATGKLALPGSIGEIHYELEVVVRVGASYRPGMKVNELIDGIALGIDLTARDVQSKLKEKRHPWLLAKGFVGSAVLTEFTPFGGEAEFEALNFSLVKNDEVVQQGCPKDMIFPLQQLVDFIGSNMGLGAGDVIYTGTPAGVGPLADGDTLELRLVTGGNEATYGPLYVDMG, from the coding sequence ATGGATTCGATTCGCAATATTTACTGTGTAGGGCGCAATTATGCGCTTCATGCCAAGGAGCTTGGCAACGATGTGCCGGAGGAGCCGATGATCTTCTCGAAGCCGACGCATGCGCTGCATCCGGCAACGGGAAAGCTTGCTCTGCCAGGCTCGATCGGCGAGATTCATTATGAGCTGGAGGTCGTTGTACGTGTTGGCGCGAGCTATCGCCCCGGCATGAAAGTGAACGAGCTCATCGACGGCATCGCCCTCGGCATCGACCTGACGGCGCGCGATGTGCAGTCGAAGCTCAAGGAGAAGCGCCACCCGTGGCTGCTTGCCAAAGGCTTCGTCGGCTCCGCGGTGCTGACGGAGTTCACGCCGTTCGGCGGGGAAGCGGAATTCGAGGCGTTAAACTTTAGCCTCGTTAAGAATGACGAAGTCGTGCAGCAGGGCTGCCCGAAGGATATGATCTTCCCGCTGCAGCAGCTGGTCGATTTCATCGGCTCGAATATGGGCCTCGGTGCCGGTGACGTCATTTACACCGGCACGCCGGCAGGCGTCGGCCCGCTCGCGGACGGCGACACGCTGGAGCTGCGCCTTGTCACTGGCGGCAATGAAGCGACCTATGGTCCGCTTTATGTGGACATGGGGTAG
- a CDS encoding Npt1/Npt2 family nucleotide transporter, translating to MKMKSGMIAQTFQRFGEDKEEYSKVLFLVLYLFAITSASTIGRTAADALFLSHFGASQLSFMYVPQSAALILVGFLFQRISPRFRMDQLLYVLIPALSSLVLLSRLGVGMDFKWVYPVIYVGYDVFNFLMVVCFWQFATSVLDQRKVKRTIGLVGSGGLIGSIVSGFGLKAVAPLVGTSNLIFFYAGMQLIALVAVIQLTRRSDATVFAVRKQQPNASSKKKQLAQDSKGGMFHHVPHLKYVAIMSAALVITLTLIDYQFKVILKSTLENDALAGFMGSFYGYSGLLALFVQLFIAGKLLTRFGVMTAILVFPIALFTGSLGVLLMPVLAMVVIVKGSDKVLGDTINSSVNQLIMFPVPPEWRNQAKSFLDGIVRNGAKGIAAISLIALSQLLTTPQFSYVILALLTVCIFAAIKVKGAYLQALLSTLKTRGHDLQEGQLDLMDPASLAVLTGTLTHPDKGQVLYALKILQEVDGFDLMPHMEGLLLQHPAQEVRVEALRYMERVRPAGQEETLLAQMQQEGYGLVQAGAVLALSAYAKEEYLDEITARLTAEDMDVKSAAIAGLIKYYGIEGMFRAVGTLKQLMESAHEDERTKMAILFGQIGIREFYKPLIPLLRDDSAHVRKYAVQSAALLGVTELVPHIVPLLAHNETREPAVEALAAYEEKVILPLLAPYFEMDAILLYLPKVFERIGGQAAFDVLVERYPASGFELRDKLLEAMARMRKGISYMDAKQIEMHIHLELDLYWKFTAYQRDMGAAEGYSEVTEAIEQSRLAMIKRIFQLLGFMYDASTISAVYVNWSEGQARQQANAAEVIDQLASGNLRMELAKLMAAPRIIAPSPTVAGAGGAGAGASREQSLPNLAWLYDQGDEWLCQVIQFAAARHGERIALGKASGAGSGDSGDAASAAQVDETWLSDQMERIEMLKKVSLFEGLTGRELAAFALRMEQLDYPQGSTVFQQGDPGDALYIICSGRTAVYQGSEKVNERVAGETFGQTAILTHRLRTATVVAEEELVLLRLDSAAFYDVMFDRTGIALEMMRLLSRRLRSKLARTAAEPASQAEQEVAAAMESAEAEATNAHLMQSETILRRVLILQKIDLFARLSQEDVIKLAQVVEEVEYAPGESVCRVDDYGDTLYGIIEGSIRIHKGSETFATLGEGEYFGEMAVIDSGLRSADCTAIGRTVVLQLHRDQVFALCFQNIEVLRSMMQVLAERLRGML from the coding sequence ATGAAAATGAAGTCGGGGATGATTGCCCAAACGTTTCAGAGGTTCGGAGAGGACAAGGAAGAATACTCGAAGGTGCTGTTTCTTGTTCTCTATTTATTTGCCATTACTTCGGCTTCGACGATTGGGCGGACGGCGGCGGATGCGCTGTTTTTGTCCCATTTTGGCGCCTCGCAGCTGTCGTTTATGTATGTGCCTCAATCGGCTGCGCTTATATTGGTCGGATTTCTATTTCAACGGATCAGCCCTCGGTTCCGGATGGACCAGCTGCTCTATGTATTGATTCCAGCTCTCTCGTCGCTTGTGCTTCTCTCCAGGCTCGGTGTCGGAATGGATTTCAAATGGGTATATCCGGTCATCTACGTCGGCTATGACGTGTTCAACTTCCTCATGGTCGTCTGCTTCTGGCAGTTTGCGACCTCCGTGCTCGATCAGCGGAAAGTGAAACGAACGATCGGCCTCGTCGGCAGCGGCGGCTTGATCGGCAGCATTGTCAGCGGCTTCGGGCTGAAGGCGGTCGCTCCGCTTGTGGGTACGTCGAACCTCATCTTCTTCTACGCAGGGATGCAGCTAATCGCTCTGGTAGCGGTGATCCAGCTGACTCGGCGCTCGGATGCAACTGTATTCGCCGTTCGCAAGCAGCAGCCAAACGCATCATCGAAGAAGAAGCAGCTGGCCCAAGACAGCAAAGGCGGCATGTTCCACCACGTTCCGCATCTGAAATACGTCGCAATCATGTCGGCGGCGCTCGTCATTACGCTGACACTTATTGATTATCAGTTCAAAGTTATCCTCAAGAGTACGCTGGAAAATGATGCGCTCGCCGGCTTCATGGGTAGCTTTTACGGCTATTCAGGCCTCCTAGCCCTGTTCGTCCAGCTGTTTATCGCTGGTAAGCTGCTGACGCGCTTTGGCGTAATGACAGCGATTCTGGTGTTCCCGATTGCCTTGTTCACAGGCAGCCTCGGCGTGCTGCTCATGCCCGTGCTCGCGATGGTCGTCATCGTAAAGGGCAGCGACAAGGTGCTTGGCGATACGATCAACTCCTCAGTCAATCAGCTTATTATGTTCCCGGTTCCTCCAGAATGGCGCAATCAGGCAAAAAGCTTCCTCGACGGCATTGTCCGCAACGGAGCCAAGGGAATTGCGGCGATCAGCCTTATCGCTCTGTCGCAGCTGCTGACGACACCGCAGTTCAGCTATGTCATTCTAGCGCTGCTGACCGTTTGCATCTTTGCGGCGATTAAGGTGAAAGGGGCTTACTTGCAGGCGCTGTTGTCGACGCTGAAGACAAGGGGGCATGACTTGCAGGAGGGACAGCTCGATCTGATGGACCCTGCCAGTCTCGCTGTTTTGACAGGAACGCTGACGCATCCGGATAAGGGGCAGGTGCTGTATGCGCTGAAGATTTTGCAAGAGGTAGACGGGTTTGACCTGATGCCGCATATGGAAGGGCTGCTGCTGCAGCATCCGGCGCAAGAGGTTCGTGTAGAGGCGCTGCGGTACATGGAGCGGGTCCGTCCGGCAGGGCAGGAAGAGACGCTGCTTGCACAAATGCAGCAAGAGGGCTACGGCCTCGTGCAAGCTGGTGCGGTGCTGGCATTGTCGGCTTATGCAAAAGAAGAGTATCTTGATGAAATCACGGCACGGCTAACCGCGGAAGATATGGATGTGAAGTCTGCCGCGATTGCCGGCCTCATTAAGTATTACGGCATTGAAGGGATGTTCCGCGCCGTAGGCACGCTGAAGCAGCTCATGGAGAGCGCCCACGAGGATGAGCGGACGAAAATGGCGATTCTGTTCGGTCAGATCGGTATCCGCGAGTTCTACAAGCCGCTCATTCCGCTGCTGAGGGACGATTCGGCGCATGTGCGCAAGTACGCGGTGCAATCGGCTGCTCTGCTTGGCGTGACGGAGCTTGTGCCGCACATCGTGCCGCTCCTCGCGCATAACGAGACGAGAGAGCCTGCGGTGGAGGCACTTGCGGCTTATGAAGAGAAAGTGATTTTGCCGCTGCTTGCTCCGTATTTCGAGATGGATGCGATCTTGCTCTATCTGCCCAAAGTATTCGAGCGAATCGGCGGCCAGGCGGCCTTCGACGTATTGGTCGAGAGGTATCCGGCATCCGGCTTCGAGCTGCGGGACAAGCTGCTTGAGGCGATGGCACGAATGCGTAAGGGCATCTCCTATATGGATGCGAAGCAAATAGAGATGCATATCCATCTAGAGCTTGATCTCTATTGGAAATTTACCGCTTATCAGCGGGATATGGGCGCAGCTGAAGGCTACAGCGAGGTTACCGAAGCGATAGAGCAGTCGCGGCTTGCGATGATTAAGCGCATCTTCCAGCTATTAGGCTTTATGTATGATGCAAGCACGATTAGCGCGGTATACGTGAACTGGTCCGAAGGGCAGGCGCGCCAACAGGCGAATGCGGCGGAAGTGATCGATCAGCTCGCCTCGGGAAATCTGCGGATGGAGCTGGCGAAGCTTATGGCTGCGCCGCGGATTATTGCACCAAGTCCAACAGTTGCAGGTGCTGGCGGCGCTGGTGCGGGAGCTTCGCGCGAGCAGTCGCTGCCGAACCTGGCCTGGCTGTATGATCAAGGCGACGAGTGGCTGTGCCAGGTCATTCAATTTGCCGCTGCAAGACACGGTGAGCGAATTGCCCTCGGGAAGGCGAGCGGAGCTGGCTCTGGAGATTCAGGCGATGCGGCTTCGGCGGCACAAGTGGATGAAACGTGGCTCAGCGATCAGATGGAACGCATCGAGATGCTGAAGAAGGTTTCGCTGTTTGAAGGGCTGACGGGCAGAGAATTGGCGGCTTTTGCGCTGCGGATGGAGCAGCTTGATTATCCGCAGGGCAGCACCGTGTTCCAACAGGGAGATCCCGGCGATGCACTCTATATCATTTGCAGTGGTAGAACTGCGGTTTACCAAGGCAGCGAGAAGGTGAACGAACGAGTCGCGGGCGAGACATTCGGGCAGACGGCGATATTGACGCATCGGCTCCGTACAGCGACGGTCGTTGCCGAAGAAGAGCTTGTGCTCCTGCGGCTCGATTCCGCAGCGTTCTATGATGTCATGTTCGACCGGACAGGCATCGCGCTTGAGATGATGCGGCTGCTCTCGCGGCGTTTGCGCTCGAAGCTCGCGCGCACAGCGGCGGAGCCTGCTTCGCAAGCCGAGCAAGAGGTGGCTGCGGCTATGGAATCGGCAGAGGCTGAAGCAACCAATGCGCATTTGATGCAAAGCGAAACGATTTTGCGGCGAGTTCTGATTTTGCAGAAGATTGACTTGTTCGCGCGTTTGTCGCAGGAAGACGTCATTAAGCTTGCCCAGGTTGTGGAAGAAGTGGAGTATGCGCCTGGTGAATCGGTTTGCAGGGTTGATGATTATGGCGATACGTTGTACGGTATTATAGAAGGAAGCATTCGTATTCATAAAGGCAGCGAGACGTTCGCGACGCTCGGAGAAGGCGAGTACTTCGGCGAGATGGCGGTTATCGACAGCGGCCTTCGTTCAGCAGATTGCACAGCGATCGGCCGAACGGTCGTACTGCAGCTGCATCGCGATCAAGTCTTTGCGCTATGCTTCCAAAATATCGAAGTACTCAGAAGCATGATGCAAGTGCTTGCGGAACGTCTGCGAGGCATGCTGTAA
- a CDS encoding GNAT family N-acetyltransferase, whose translation MDAMDMTLEKNVTLNAQSAADFPAGYTFRSITREEGDLWEKVMDAAFGDYQAGTFEQVMVDNYSYLPERVHVLFDETSTPCGTATAWSQPWRWGENEGFIIFVGVIPSHRGHGLGTSMVLQLCDVIAHRGEQAVLLNVDSDNLPAIKSYLNAGFLPRLTAPGEAQKWSEIFQQLNVEPATYNTELRPPMDNPHPPRPYLLELRAQGLNVL comes from the coding sequence ATGGATGCAATGGATATGACACTCGAGAAAAATGTGACTCTGAACGCGCAGTCAGCAGCAGACTTCCCGGCTGGGTATACGTTCAGATCCATAACCCGCGAAGAGGGTGATCTGTGGGAAAAGGTGATGGACGCCGCTTTCGGCGACTATCAAGCCGGTACTTTCGAGCAAGTGATGGTAGATAACTACTCGTATTTGCCCGAACGTGTACATGTGCTGTTTGACGAAACCAGCACGCCTTGCGGAACCGCAACTGCTTGGAGTCAGCCATGGAGATGGGGCGAGAACGAAGGCTTTATAATTTTCGTAGGCGTCATTCCTTCTCATAGAGGTCATGGTCTTGGCACTTCAATGGTGCTGCAGCTCTGTGATGTCATCGCACATCGAGGCGAGCAAGCCGTACTGCTCAATGTCGACAGCGACAACCTTCCCGCGATCAAAAGCTATCTAAACGCTGGCTTCCTACCTCGATTAACAGCTCCGGGAGAAGCGCAGAAGTGGAGCGAGATTTTTCAGCAGCTGAACGTCGAACCCGCCACCTATAACACGGAGCTTCGTCCTCCCATGGACAATCCGCACCCTCCACGCCCGTATTTGTTGGAGCTGCGCGCACAGGGACTGAACGTTCTATAA